AACTTCCCAAGACCAGAAGCGGCAAGATAATGAGGAGGCTGCTAAGGGATATAGCCGAGGGGAGAGCGCTGGGGGATACGACGACACTGGCCGACCCGGCGGTGGTTAGACAACTAAAAGATAAGTACGAGGATAAGGAAGGGTGATCATTAAACATACTTCTTTTGTAGGAGGTGATGCAGAGAAACCAAAATATGGTTTTAGTCTAGTGGTGAAGGGGCATCTATGGCTCTTTGATCCTTATTTAGTATTTGGGGACTTATGTCTCTTACTCAAAATTCAAGAAAGGAGGTAAATAACCATGCCTGTAGGAACAATATCATCATCAAAAGATACGGTGGGTGTAGCCGTTATTAACTACCAGGTGCCAATTTGTGAATCCAAAGATGATGTCATTAAGAATTGTAATCGCATGGCGTCGTTTATGGATGGTATTAAAAAAGGCTACCCTGGTTGTGATCTAATCATTTTCCCTGAGTATTCTACTCAAGGATTTCATCCCGTAAAGTGGCGTGATCTTACGACCACAGTTCCTGGACCCGAAACCGAGATATGGGCTGATGCATGCAAAAGAAACAAAGTCTGGGGCGTATTCTCAATCACAGGCGAGGAAAATCCAAAAGGAAATCCTTTCAACACATTTATCCTGATGAACGACAAGGGTGACATCGTGCTTAAATACCACAAGATTCTTCCCTGGGTTCCAATGGAACCTTGGTATCCTGGAGATGAGACAATGGTCGCGGATGGTCCTAAGGGACTAAAGATCGGAGCGATAATTTGCTATGACGGAAACCATCCCGAAATCGTCCGTGATACGGTCATGAAGGGTGCAGAGTTGGTAATCAGGATTCAGGGTTATATGTATCCATCCAAGGAACAGCAGAGAATGATTTCACAGGTTCGTGCATGGGAAAATCTAACATACTTCGCTGTAGCCAATATGGCAGGGCGTGACCTTGTTTATTCATACTTCGGTCATTCAAATATCGTAAACTTTGATGGAACGGTGCTTGCAGAATGTGGAACTGGTCCTGACGAGGTACAGTATGCACTTCTTTCAGTCTCCGCGATTCGCGATGCAAGAAAGAACTGGACTGCAGAAAACCACCTTTTTAATACCCTCCATCGTGGGTATACAGCGTTACCACCCGATGGGGTTGCCGAGTGTCCTTATGACTTCTATAAACTCTGGGTGAAAAACCCTGCTAAGGCAAAAGAACTGGTCGAGTCGCTCACGCGCACCACTGCTATTCCTAAAGAAGAAGCAGCAACGGCATAAAATATAAAGGGAGAAAAGTAGGCTCTAAGAATTAGGACTCGAGGCTGATACTTTTTCCGGGTGTAAGGAAAATCGAGGGGACAAGAGTTGGCTCTTGTCCCCTAAAATGGAGGTGTTATTTTACCTTTAAATGGCGTAGAGTTATAATTATAATTATACTCATTTAAGCTTCTCAAGAATTGAAAGCGAATTATGGATTATAAAAAGGTAATCGAACACTTAAGACAACGGATTATTAGCCAAGACGAAGCTATAAACCGAATAGAAGAAGCATTAATGATC
This region of Thermodesulfobacteriota bacterium genomic DNA includes:
- a CDS encoding aliphatic amidase, whose protein sequence is MPVGTISSSKDTVGVAVINYQVPICESKDDVIKNCNRMASFMDGIKKGYPGCDLIIFPEYSTQGFHPVKWRDLTTTVPGPETEIWADACKRNKVWGVFSITGEENPKGNPFNTFILMNDKGDIVLKYHKILPWVPMEPWYPGDETMVADGPKGLKIGAIICYDGNHPEIVRDTVMKGAELVIRIQGYMYPSKEQQRMISQVRAWENLTYFAVANMAGRDLVYSYFGHSNIVNFDGTVLAECGTGPDEVQYALLSVSAIRDARKNWTAENHLFNTLHRGYTALPPDGVAECPYDFYKLWVKNPAKAKELVESLTRTTAIPKEEAATA